CTTCACAATCATGTCTTCCACCACTCCTGATGGGAGCTTGATGGAACCATCAGTAAGCTGAAGGCATATGTGGGTATGCTTGACTTCTTGGATCCCAAGTTTCTTTATTAGTGATGAAGGCAATAGGTTGATGCtcgctccaagatcacatagggctgtcctTGTAAAACCATCACCGAGGGTGCAGGGTACCACAAAACTCCAAGGGTCCTGAAGTTTCTCTAGTAGGGTCCTCTGGATGACtacactacattcttcagtgaggaagATTGTTTATATCTCCCTCTAATCTTTCTTGTGGCTTAATATGTATTTCATAAACTTGGCATAGGAGGGTATTTGTTCAAGAGCTTCTGCAAATGGGATCTTGATCTCCAGTGTCTTGAGGTAATTTGCAAATTGGGCAAACTGCTTATCTTTTTCTACTTGACAGAGTTTCTGAGGAAATGGCATCTTGGTCCTGTATTCATACGTTCTGAGTGGCGCACGATGAGTGTCCAGAGTCCAGAAGAGGGTTACCTGTTTGCTTGGGAGAGGTGTTCCCTGAACTATGGCCTCCCCtatttgggcgttcaacgccactgCTGGTCCTTTCCTGGCATTGGACGCCAGTGTTGCCCTCCTCCTGCGCGTTGGACGCCAGTGCCATCCCTCTCTGGGAACTCAACGCCCCTGACAGTGTCCCAAATTGCTGCTTGTTCATCCTCTTCCATTTCCTCTACCCCCTGCCTCTTACTGTTCTGAGGATGGGTGTTTAGGGTCCGTCAGCTCCTCAATTGGATGGCTTGACACTCTTCTCTTGTCCGTTCAGACAAGTGCTATTCAGCCTGGTTCAATCGTGCCTCTATATTCTTGTTGGAGGCACAGGTTTCTTGCAACATTTCTTGTAAACTTAGCAACTGTTATGTGAGGGAATATAGTTGCTGGGTTAATGATTCACTTTGTTCCGGAGGGTCTGATTTAGTGGATACTGTATTGACCTCTCCTTTCATTGAAGTCTCACCATATGAGTATAGATGTTGGGTGCTAGCGACTGTCTCAATGAGTTcttaagcttcttcaattgtctttctcatgtgtattaAACCTCCAACAAAATGATCTTGGGACATCTTATTCATGTCTGTGAGTCCGTAAGAAAATGTCCAGCtttacccattctgaaaacatttttgtGGGACATTTTCGTAGCATCATTCTGTACCTCCCCCAACCCCAAGCATCATGAAGGGACTCATTCTCTTCTTGTCTGAAGCCTTGAATGTCCAATCTTAGCTAGGTTAGCTTCTTTGGAAGAAGTATTGGTTCAAAAACTTGTCCATCAACTTATTCTATGTTTTCAAGCTTGATTTGGGCTGAGTATCTAACCACCTCTTTGGTTGgccttttacagcaaatggaaagagcagcagcctatagacatcctggtCTACTCCGTCGGTTCGCATTGTGTTAGAAATCTGCAGGAAATTTTGTGGgctcttcttgtggaagtccCTGAAACtagcagttttgctg
This sequence is a window from Arachis duranensis cultivar V14167 chromosome 2, aradu.V14167.gnm2.J7QH, whole genome shotgun sequence. Protein-coding genes within it:
- the LOC107474121 gene encoding uncharacterized protein LOC107474121, which translates into the protein MPFPQKLCQVEKDKQFAQFANYLKTLEIKIPFAEALEQIPSYANVVIQRTLLEKLQDPWSFVVPCTLGDGFTRTALCDLGASINLLPSSLIKKLGIQEVKHTHICLQLTDGSIKLPSGVVEDMIVKVRPFVFSIDFVVLEMEEHKNASIILGRSFLATRRTLIDVQKGEVTLRVDEDEFVLNAIKAMQYPDTLEECMRNDINDP